A single Cnuibacter physcomitrellae DNA region contains:
- a CDS encoding alpha/beta fold hydrolase — protein MSDPTLLARLGAVDVPALVLYGESDRVVTPDYGRAVADAIPGARFVLIPAAGHLPHLENPDATWSSIDTFLAEI, from the coding sequence ATGAGCGACCCGACGCTTCTCGCCCGTCTGGGGGCGGTGGACGTGCCGGCTCTCGTCCTCTACGGCGAGAGCGATCGCGTCGTCACCCCCGACTACGGGCGAGCGGTCGCCGACGCCATCCCGGGCGCCCGGTTCGTCCTGATCCCGGCTGCGGGGCACCTGCCGCACCTCGAGAACCCCGACGCCACCTGGTCGTCCATCGACACGTTCCTCGCCGAGATCTGA